The following is a genomic window from Amycolatopsis australiensis.
CATCCGGAACCACCGGTTCGACGGCTGGACCAACACCGCGATCGCCGACCAGATCACGCGGATGATCAACGGCGACGGCACCGGCAGCATCGGCACCGCCGTCGACGCGCTGAAGGCCGTCGCGACCGCCCTCGCCCACACCGACCAGACGCTGCGCGCGCAGCTGCTGAAGCTCGGTGTCGAGTGGCAGAGCCAGGCCGGGGGCGCGGCCAGCCAGGTGCTGACCGAGCAGGCCGGGTTCTCCCAGGACGCCACCGCGAAGGTCGCGCACGCCGCGGAAATGGTGTTCGAGCAGGGCGAAGCCTTCAACCGGACCAAGTACAAGCTGCCGGACGCCGAGACGGTCCGGAAGGGCGCGGGCGGCTACACCCTCACCGACGGCCTGCTGCTCAGCCTGATCGGCTTCGAGACCGACCACGCCCGGCAGGTCGAGGCGGCCAACAACGCCAAGGCGCAGGCGCAGCAGGCGCTGAACGAATACGCCCAGGAGAGTGGCTCCAACCTGCTCTCGACGCAGTCGCTGTCCGATCCCGAGTCGCTGAAGCTGGCCGCGCCCGGGGTCACGCCGGGCGTGCTGGACGTCGCCGGGGCCGCCGTCGCGGTGACGCCGGACGGTGGTGTGCGGCCGGCTTCGGACAAGGTCCGTTCGGTGCACGTCGACCCGCCGGTGGTGCAGCCGGTGTCGCACACCGTCCACGCCGACCCGCCGACCCCGGTCTACGGCGTCGCGGCGCAGCAGCAGCCCTCCCGCGCCGCCGCGCCGCCGCCACGGCAGACCGGCGGGGGCGTCGCGCCCGCCCAGCACACGACGCCGAGTTCAGTGACGACGCCGTCGGGCGTGAAGCCGGCGGCGCCGTCGCCCGGCCCGGGCTGGGTGAACGGTCCCGGCCGCGGCACGTCGTCCGGCGACTCCAGCCGGTTCACCCCGGGACCCGCGACCGGCGGCAGCGGCGACCAGTTCGCTCCGCCGGGCGCACCGGGCGCACCGGGACCGTTGCCGCCCGGCTCGTCACCGGCGACGGCGCCGATCAAGTCGCTCGGCGGCGGGGGCGGTGGCGCGCCGGGTGGGTCGACCGGCGTCGACAGCTCGCCCGGCCGTGGCCCGGACGGGCTGCTGGGCAAGGGCCGCACGGTCGGCGCCATGCCGCAGGCGCCGCTGCCGCCCGGCCAGTTCACGGCCGAACGCGGCTTCGCGGCCAAGCCCGGCGCGACGCCGGGTGAGCTGGGCGCGGGCGCGGCGGCGGTCGGCGCGGGCGCGGCCGGCGGCGCGCTGAGCGGCGACAAGGAACGTCAGCGGCGAGAGAAGAACCAGCCGAAGGGCCCGGTGCGGCCGCTGCCGGTCGGCGAGCTGCCCGAGGAGGAGGCCGCCGCGCTGCGGAAGCGAGAACAGATCAGCCCCAAGCAGCAGTCCGGCGAGGCGAAGTTCCTTTCGGAAGCGGCCCCGCAGGAGGAGGACGCCGAGCACATCCGCCGTTACGGCGTCGACGACCAGGACCTGTTCGCCGACCAGCGGATGGTTTCTCCCGACGTGATCGGCGACCACGGCGGGGATGTGCGCTGACCGTGTCGCTGATGCTTTCGGTGCGTGAGTTCGACGTGCTCTGGGAGTCGCTGGACCTGCCCCGCCGGCACGTCGCGATCGACGTGCCGAGCGAGGGCACCACGCGCACCGAGCGGCAGGAGCTGGTGGAGTCGGCCTGGGCGTCGCTGGGCGAGCGGCGGCTGGCCCGCAACCGCCGGGTGTCCGGCGAGGTGGCCGACCTGCTGCACCTGCTGGCCCGGCCGCGGTTCGGGGTGGACGTGTGGGTGTGGGCCGAACGCGAGATCCGCGGCCGCGCGGTGAGCGCCGGTAGCCAGGCGGTGCTGGCGGTGGTGGACCACGGCGAGGTCTGGCTGATCCCGGCCACGGACGACGGCCTCCCGGAGGCGGCGGTCTCGGTGGCGGGCGAGCTGGGCCCGGGCATCGGCCAGACGGTGAGCATCCCGTACGAAGTCCTCCGTTCGGCGGACGCGGCGGCGAAGGGCGACGCGAAGGCGCTGGTGACGGCGCTGGAGGACCGGGGCGTGGCGTTGTTCCAGGCCCAGGAGCTGTCGGGGATGCTGCTGGGCCAGGAAGCCCGCGGCCAGTTCGGCGCGGAACGCGTCGGCCGCGACGGAGTGGTCCACCGGGCGGGCCGCGTGGTGGCCTTCTTCGACACGGACGCGGGAAGGTACCTGTTCCAGGTGGCGAAGGACCGCGAAGGCCGCGAGTGGGCGACGGTCACCCCGGCGGACAACACCCTGCTGGCGACGAGGATCCGCGAGCTGATGGCGGAGGCCTGAGCTCCGCCGGGTGGAAGTTGCCGGAGATCCCGTACGCGCGACCTCGGTGAAGTCATAAAGTAAGCGCGGGAACCGTCCTGGTCATCGCGACGTCTGACCGGGCGGACACAAGTTTTCCGAAGGGGATGACGAA
Proteins encoded in this region:
- a CDS encoding ESX secretion-associated protein EspG, with the protein product MLSVREFDVLWESLDLPRRHVAIDVPSEGTTRTERQELVESAWASLGERRLARNRRVSGEVADLLHLLARPRFGVDVWVWAEREIRGRAVSAGSQAVLAVVDHGEVWLIPATDDGLPEAAVSVAGELGPGIGQTVSIPYEVLRSADAAAKGDAKALVTALEDRGVALFQAQELSGMLLGQEARGQFGAERVGRDGVVHRAGRVVAFFDTDAGRYLFQVAKDREGREWATVTPADNTLLATRIRELMAEA